A stretch of the Enoplosus armatus isolate fEnoArm2 chromosome 13, fEnoArm2.hap1, whole genome shotgun sequence genome encodes the following:
- the LOC139295448 gene encoding uncharacterized protein yields MRVVLGLLLLLLGLCASVAQGEGGGLGEVSEFQKTPQRDAVEESTEQTTKQTNLDIWAEVRALRDMVVELKVHVQLLQRENSDLQTRLSSSESELLVSKSRIDQLERANAVQATELNSLETRLTATESKTSDLEKEDADLQTRLSSSENELLVSKSRIDQLETENAEKPKVAFYTALTDALHVGPYNTDMILKYSKIFTNIGNAYNPSTGFFTAPVKGVYSLQFTASSYRGGYMGVQVYKNNQMIMFNVEWKEEADHEYFTNSLILELIAGDEIHLVLPSGYSLFDNGNKHNTLGGFLLFPL; encoded by the exons ATGAGGGTTGTTCTtggtttgctgttgttgctgctcggtctgtgtgcatcagtggctcagggggaggggggaggcctCGGCGAGGTCAGCGAGTTTCAGAAGACACCTCAGAGAGATGCAGTTGAGGAATCAACCGAGCAGACCACAAAGCAAACCAATCTTGACATCTGGGCAGAGGTGAGGGCACTGAGAGACATGGTGGTGGAGCTCAAGGTGCAcgtgcagctgctgcagagagagaattCTG ACTTGCAGACCAGACTGAgtagcagtgagagtgaacttCTCGTTAGCAAGTCCAGGATTGACCAGCTGGAGAGAGCAAACGCAG TCCAAGCCACAGAACTGAACTCTTTGGAAACTAGACTGACTGCCACCGAGAGCAAAACAAGTGACCTAGAAAAAGAGGATGCAG ACTTGCAGACCAGACTGAGTAGCAGTGAGAATGAACTTCTCGTTAGCAAGTCCAGGATTGACCAGCTGGAGACAGAAAATGCAG AGAAACCAAAGGTGGCCTTTTACACAGCTCTGACTGATGCACTACATGTTGGTCCATACAACACAGACATGATCCTGAAATACAGCAAGATCTTCACCAACATTGGCAATGCTTACAATCCATCTACAG GTTTCTTCACAGCACCAGTCAAAGGGGTCTACTCTCTCCAGTTCACTGCATCTAGTTACAGAGGAGGTTATATGGGTGTACAGGTGTACAAGAACAACCAAATGATTATGTTTAATGTGGAGTGGAAGGAAGAAGCGGATCATGAGTATTTCACTAACTCTCTTATCTTGGAGTTGATAGCAGGAGATGAAATTCACCTGGTTCTCCCATCAGGCTATTCTCTCTTTGACAatggaaataaacacaacacCTTAGGCGGCTTCCTTCTCTTCCCATTGTAA